The proteins below come from a single Oscillospiraceae bacterium genomic window:
- the recN gene encoding DNA repair protein RecN translates to MLANLKIENVAVIEKAEVNFTHGFTVLTGETGAGKSILIDSINAILGNRTSRELVRSGAQKACIWATFEAIPASVKKQLEKCGYEASDDLLLYREINAEGKGSCRINGMPATAAVVRDISAGLLSIHGQHDSQSLTNPALHLDLLDQYAQNRELFAEYYRRYRELVTVKRQLDTANASEADKQRRIEALTAEIDAIDAAALQPGEEKTLQERKTVITHAQSILEGITAAHLALAGDEDGEQAGAADLLGGAVDGLQNSARLDESLAAMSERLNELYYSARDLATDLADRLDAYGFDAGELDQIESRLDTIYRIKQKFGMEVEELLARRDTAAAELENFQSSGQRIAELKARMQTLYAAAKEAAEALTQSRLKGFAAMNKQMKAALEFLNMPGIRFALKHARGPLSSHGQDTVEFLISTNPGEEPKPLAKIASGGELSRIMLAFKSALSDRDALPTVIYDEIDTGVSGLAAGRIGQLLHQTAKGHQVLCITHTPQVAAFADNQLLIQKNVRNDRTFTEIHTLDMDGRVEVLARMISGDKVSELSLASARELIEKSK, encoded by the coding sequence ATGCTGGCAAACCTGAAAATTGAAAATGTTGCGGTTATTGAAAAGGCCGAGGTCAACTTCACCCATGGCTTTACAGTGCTGACAGGTGAGACAGGTGCCGGTAAGTCCATCCTGATCGACTCCATCAACGCCATTCTAGGTAACCGTACCTCCCGCGAGCTTGTGCGCAGCGGCGCTCAGAAGGCGTGTATCTGGGCCACCTTTGAGGCTATACCGGCGTCTGTCAAAAAGCAGCTTGAGAAGTGCGGCTACGAGGCCAGCGATGACCTGCTTTTGTACCGTGAGATCAACGCCGAGGGCAAGGGCAGCTGCCGTATCAACGGTATGCCTGCCACCGCTGCCGTCGTGCGGGATATTTCCGCCGGACTTCTGTCCATCCACGGCCAGCACGACAGCCAGAGCCTGACAAACCCTGCCTTGCATCTGGATCTGCTGGATCAGTACGCCCAGAACCGCGAGCTGTTTGCCGAGTATTACCGCCGCTACCGCGAGCTGGTCACGGTAAAGCGCCAGCTGGATACCGCAAACGCCAGCGAGGCCGACAAGCAGCGCCGCATAGAAGCCCTGACCGCCGAGATCGATGCCATTGACGCCGCTGCGCTGCAGCCCGGCGAGGAAAAGACCCTGCAGGAGCGCAAAACGGTCATCACCCATGCTCAGAGCATTCTGGAGGGCATCACCGCCGCCCACCTTGCGCTGGCCGGGGATGAGGACGGCGAGCAGGCGGGCGCAGCGGATCTTTTGGGCGGTGCTGTGGACGGACTGCAGAACAGTGCCCGGCTCGATGAATCGCTTGCTGCCATGTCCGAGCGGCTGAACGAGTTGTACTACAGCGCCCGGGATCTTGCCACCGATCTGGCTGACCGGTTGGATGCCTATGGCTTTGACGCCGGGGAACTGGATCAGATCGAATCCCGCCTTGATACGATCTACCGCATCAAGCAAAAGTTTGGTATGGAGGTAGAGGAGCTTCTGGCACGGCGCGACACAGCCGCCGCCGAGTTAGAGAACTTCCAGTCCTCCGGCCAGCGGATCGCCGAGCTGAAGGCCCGGATGCAGACGCTGTATGCCGCCGCCAAGGAGGCCGCCGAGGCGCTGACCCAAAGCCGCCTGAAGGGCTTTGCCGCCATGAACAAGCAGATGAAGGCCGCGCTGGAATTTCTGAACATGCCGGGTATTCGTTTTGCACTCAAGCATGCGCGAGGGCCGTTGTCCTCCCACGGGCAGGATACCGTGGAATTTTTGATTTCCACCAACCCCGGTGAGGAGCCAAAGCCGCTGGCAAAGATTGCATCCGGCGGTGAGCTTTCCCGCATTATGCTGGCCTTCAAGAGCGCTTTGTCCGACCGTGATGCCCTGCCTACCGTTATCTACGATGAGATCGACACAGGCGTATCGGGTCTGGCGGCGGGGCGTATCGGCCAGCTTTTGCACCAGACAGCCAAAGGGCATCAGGTGCTGTGCATCACCCACACACCGCAGGTTGCCGCCTTTGCAGACAACCAGCTTTTGATCCAGAAAAATGTCCGCAACGACCGTACCTTTACCGAGATCCATACCCTTGATATGGACGGCCGCGTGGAGGTGCTGGCGCGGATGATCTCCGGTGACAAGGTCAGTGAACTGAGCCTTGCCAGCGCGCGGGAGCTTATCGAGAAGTCCAAATAA
- the tyrS gene encoding tyrosine--tRNA ligase — protein MTIYDELKARGLIAQVTDEEEIKELINNGKATFYIGFDCTADSLTAGHFMALTLMKRLQQAGNRPIALIGGGTTMIGDPSGRTDMRKMLTKEDIDHNAECFKRQMERFIEFGDGKAMMLNNADWLLNLNYIELLREVGPCFSVNNMLRAECYKQRMEKGLSFLEFNYMIMQSYDFYHLFQNYGCNMEFGGDDQWSNMLGGTELIRRKLGKDAYAMTITLLTDSQGKKMGKTAGNAVWLDPNKTSPFEFYQYWRNVGDADVLKCIRMLTFLPLEQIDEMDHWEGEQLNKAKEILAYELTKMVHGEAEAEKAQATARGLFSGAADHEHMPSTALDAALVKDGAVGLLAAMVAAGLCGSNREARQLVQQGGVLVDGEKVTDPKAVLTVDALSKGVVIKKGKKVYHKVTL, from the coding sequence ATGACGATTTACGATGAACTGAAAGCCCGCGGCCTGATTGCACAGGTCACGGACGAGGAGGAGATCAAGGAGCTGATCAACAACGGCAAGGCGACCTTCTACATCGGCTTTGACTGCACAGCCGACAGCCTGACCGCCGGTCATTTTATGGCCCTGACCCTCATGAAGCGCTTACAGCAGGCCGGCAACCGCCCGATTGCCCTGATCGGTGGCGGCACAACGATGATTGGCGACCCCTCCGGCCGTACCGATATGCGCAAGATGCTGACCAAGGAGGACATCGACCACAACGCCGAGTGCTTCAAGCGTCAGATGGAGCGCTTCATCGAGTTCGGTGACGGCAAGGCTATGATGCTGAACAACGCTGACTGGCTGCTGAACCTGAACTACATCGAGCTGCTGCGCGAGGTCGGCCCCTGCTTCAGCGTGAACAACATGCTGCGCGCCGAGTGCTACAAGCAGCGCATGGAGAAGGGCCTGTCCTTCCTCGAGTTCAACTACATGATCATGCAGAGCTACGACTTCTACCATCTGTTCCAGAATTACGGCTGCAACATGGAGTTTGGCGGCGATGACCAGTGGAGCAACATGCTGGGCGGCACCGAGCTGATCCGCCGCAAGCTGGGCAAGGATGCCTACGCCATGACCATCACGCTGCTGACCGACTCTCAGGGCAAGAAGATGGGCAAGACCGCAGGCAACGCTGTCTGGCTTGACCCCAACAAGACCAGCCCGTTCGAGTTCTACCAGTACTGGCGCAATGTCGGCGACGCGGACGTTCTCAAGTGCATCCGTATGCTGACCTTCCTGCCGCTGGAGCAGATCGATGAGATGGATCACTGGGAGGGCGAGCAGCTGAACAAGGCCAAGGAGATTCTGGCCTACGAGCTGACCAAGATGGTCCACGGCGAGGCAGAAGCCGAGAAGGCGCAGGCCACCGCCCGCGGCCTCTTCAGCGGTGCTGCTGATCATGAGCACATGCCCAGCACGGCGCTGGATGCAGCGCTTGTCAAGGACGGTGCTGTCGGTCTGCTAGCTGCCATGGTAGCCGCCGGTCTGTGCGGCTCCAACCGTGAGGCCCGCCAGCTGGTCCAGCAGGGCGGTGTCCTTGTTGACGGTGAGAAGGTCACCGACCCGAAGGCAGTTCTGACCGTTGACGCACTGAGCAAGGGCGTCGTCATCAAGAAGGGCAAGAAAGTTTATCACAAGGTTACGCTGTAA
- a CDS encoding IS110 family transposase has product MLAVGIDISKSKSVAAILNQDGSMHTSPFEFHHTQPELDAFIKYILNSKQSATILMENTGHYHYPVLKALQEAGLPVCMVNAYQIKKFGDMDLRKAKTDKKDAVRIARYALEKSYSLVPYTSMEQKYEDLKFLARQYNQRMLTLKTNKVFLLNLLDETMPGITNILPLTTRTPETSLSVLFINRFKSYDRIKKMGKSRFLDAFEKIARKSRNRQTKTYGLAIYEAALRNITTRGENEYTLAAQNQCLELVCESQKATDSIILKMQTLAETLPEYAVLRSMAGVGDRLGPLILAEIGDIRRFHSGKALNAYAGNDAPPYQSGTFESHNRHISKRGNAALRKYCFEVMQALKLTRPQDDPVYLFLLKKEQEGKPYNVAKMAGVNKFLRIYYARAMETLKQQ; this is encoded by the coding sequence ATGCTCGCAGTAGGAATCGATATTTCCAAGTCAAAAAGTGTAGCAGCCATCTTAAACCAAGACGGATCAATGCACACAAGTCCTTTTGAGTTCCACCATACGCAGCCCGAACTAGACGCTTTCATTAAGTATATTTTGAATAGCAAGCAATCTGCAACCATCTTAATGGAAAATACCGGGCATTACCATTATCCTGTTCTGAAAGCGTTGCAGGAAGCCGGGCTCCCTGTTTGTATGGTTAATGCCTATCAAATCAAGAAATTCGGAGACATGGATCTTCGCAAGGCCAAAACAGACAAGAAAGATGCAGTGCGGATTGCCAGATATGCATTGGAAAAGAGTTATTCTCTGGTTCCATATACATCTATGGAGCAGAAATACGAAGATTTGAAATTTTTGGCACGACAGTATAATCAGCGAATGCTTACCCTTAAAACCAACAAAGTATTTCTACTTAATCTATTGGATGAAACGATGCCTGGCATAACCAACATTCTGCCTCTAACGACCAGAACGCCAGAAACCAGTCTTTCCGTTCTCTTTATCAATCGTTTTAAATCCTACGATCGTATAAAGAAAATGGGAAAAAGTCGTTTCCTTGACGCATTTGAAAAAATCGCAAGAAAATCTCGAAATCGCCAAACCAAAACATATGGGTTGGCAATTTACGAAGCTGCATTACGCAATATCACAACAAGGGGAGAAAACGAATACACTCTTGCGGCTCAAAATCAATGTCTTGAACTTGTCTGTGAATCACAAAAGGCCACTGATTCAATTATTCTAAAAATGCAAACATTAGCTGAAACGTTGCCCGAATACGCTGTTCTGCGCTCTATGGCTGGTGTTGGGGATCGACTCGGTCCCCTTATCCTTGCTGAAATTGGAGATATCCGCCGCTTTCACAGTGGAAAAGCACTCAACGCTTATGCTGGTAACGATGCGCCTCCATATCAGTCTGGAACATTTGAGAGCCACAATCGCCACATATCAAAACGTGGGAATGCGGCTCTCAGAAAGTATTGCTTTGAGGTTATGCAGGCACTCAAACTTACACGACCTCAAGATGACCCTGTCTACCTTTTTCTGCTCAAAAAGGAACAGGAAGGGAAACCGTATAACGTAGCTAAAATGGCCGGAGTCAACAAGTTTCTCCGCATCTACTACGCGAGAGCGATGGAAACGCTCAAGCAACAGTAA
- a CDS encoding DJ-1/PfpI family protein, protein MKKTAVLIYNSFCNFEFSVALEILALAEKKVVIFAHTKEAVKSEDGLMVLPNQTISEINIDEYDSLILPGAMDIREAIENEEVIEFIRKFENKTIGAISIAPLMLVKAGLLSGKPFMAGVNKEEIMEEGFTEQDLEKMVGWDANLESPVKEGYIITDNIITSISYNFVKWGLAFGRMIGIDIPPETFGI, encoded by the coding sequence ATGAAGAAAACAGCAGTATTGATTTATAATTCTTTTTGTAATTTTGAATTTAGTGTGGCTCTTGAAATACTTGCTTTAGCAGAAAAAAAGGTTGTAATATTTGCACATACAAAGGAAGCTGTTAAGAGTGAAGATGGATTGATGGTTTTGCCTAACCAGACAATTTCTGAAATAAATATTGATGAGTATGATAGCTTAATCTTGCCAGGAGCTATGGATATTAGGGAAGCAATAGAAAATGAAGAAGTTATAGAATTTATCCGTAAGTTTGAAAATAAAACGATTGGAGCAATTTCTATTGCTCCGCTCATGCTTGTTAAAGCAGGTTTGTTGAGTGGTAAACCATTTATGGCAGGTGTAAATAAAGAAGAAATCATGGAAGAAGGTTTTACCGAACAAGATTTAGAAAAGATGGTAGGGTGGGATGCCAACTTAGAATCTCCAGTTAAAGAGGGATATATTATTACAGATAATATAATTACATCCATATCATATAATTTTGTGAAATGGGGACTTGCATTTGGACGAATGATTGGAATAGATATCCCACCAGAAACCTTTGGAATTTGA
- a CDS encoding M20/M25/M40 family metallo-hydrolase, protein MFVLWLILAALAVLVAVVLVRTVRFTPGPAPAVPAGEETIDRDKAVENLRTLVRCRTVSNTDRALEDEAEFEKLIRTLPELYPNVFKVCKFERLEDRALLFTWAGKAHTDPTVLMAHYDVVDVDEAGWKKPPFDAVLEDGVVWGRGTLDTKVTFNGVLTAADKLIGEGYVPAQDIYFAFSGGEEVNGLGAVHIVDWFEANHITPALVVDEGGAVVEDVFPGVKQPCGLIGIAEKGMLNVEYKVKSGGGHASAPKPHSPLVALSEACTKIESHPFKAHVTKPVAEMFDTLGRYSNFTYRMIFANLWLFGDVLDSICRKSGGELNALMRTTVAFTQAKGSAGRNVIPPEAAFISNLRLNPEDTMDSALAYLKETINDPAVEITKLEGMNPSRISETNCPAWDKVASAVAGTWKGCLVAPYLMVQCSDSRHYGRISDHVYRFSAMDLTAEERGTLHGNNERIRVETVGRAVEFYVRLMRQC, encoded by the coding sequence ATGTTCGTTTTATGGCTGATTTTGGCGGCACTGGCTGTATTGGTCGCTGTTGTGCTGGTGCGCACGGTGCGCTTTACCCCCGGCCCCGCGCCCGCCGTGCCTGCGGGTGAGGAGACCATCGACCGCGATAAAGCTGTCGAAAACCTGCGCACACTGGTTCGCTGCCGGACGGTCTCGAACACGGACCGTGCGCTCGAGGATGAGGCCGAGTTTGAAAAGCTTATCCGCACCCTGCCGGAATTGTATCCGAATGTGTTCAAGGTCTGCAAATTTGAAAGACTGGAGGACCGCGCGCTGCTGTTTACATGGGCGGGCAAGGCACATACCGATCCGACTGTCCTGATGGCCCACTATGATGTTGTCGATGTCGATGAGGCGGGCTGGAAAAAGCCGCCGTTTGATGCGGTGCTGGAGGACGGTGTTGTCTGGGGCCGCGGCACGCTTGATACCAAGGTCACCTTCAACGGAGTCCTGACGGCGGCCGACAAGCTGATCGGCGAGGGGTATGTCCCCGCACAGGACATCTACTTTGCCTTCAGCGGTGGGGAGGAAGTCAACGGTCTCGGCGCGGTGCATATCGTTGATTGGTTTGAGGCAAACCACATCACCCCCGCGCTTGTTGTGGACGAGGGCGGCGCAGTCGTGGAGGATGTATTCCCCGGCGTCAAGCAGCCCTGCGGCCTGATCGGCATTGCGGAAAAGGGTATGCTGAATGTGGAGTATAAGGTCAAGTCCGGCGGCGGCCATGCCAGCGCGCCCAAGCCGCACAGCCCGCTGGTGGCGCTGAGTGAGGCCTGCACCAAGATCGAAAGCCATCCCTTCAAGGCACATGTAACCAAGCCGGTTGCGGAGATGTTTGACACACTGGGCCGCTATTCCAACTTTACCTACCGTATGATCTTTGCCAACCTCTGGCTGTTCGGCGATGTGCTGGACTCCATCTGCCGCAAGAGCGGCGGTGAGCTGAACGCCCTGATGCGCACAACGGTGGCCTTCACGCAGGCTAAGGGCAGCGCGGGACGCAATGTTATCCCGCCGGAGGCAGCCTTTATCAGCAACCTGCGCCTGAACCCTGAGGACACGATGGACAGTGCCCTTGCCTACTTAAAGGAAACCATCAATGACCCTGCCGTTGAGATCACAAAGCTGGAAGGCATGAACCCGAGCCGCATCAGCGAGACGAACTGCCCTGCATGGGATAAGGTCGCCAGCGCTGTGGCAGGCACCTGGAAGGGCTGTCTGGTAGCACCGTATCTGATGGTGCAATGCTCGGACAGCCGCCACTACGGCCGTATCAGCGACCATGTGTACCGTTTCTCGGCCATGGATCTGACCGCCGAGGAGCGCGGCACCCTGCATGGCAACAACGAACGCATCCGCGTTGAGACCGTTGGCCGTGCCGTGGAGTTCTATGTCCGTTTGATGCGGCAGTGCTGA